TGTCTTTTTCTAAATGTGAGATTAGATTATAAATTTGTACCTCTAATTACAGCTAATTTCATATTACTATTATTCTTTACAAATGGGAACACCAACTATAgcctgaattttaatattttactaacaTGCTATCAGTTAAAACTCttcaaacaacaaaaacttgaaTCTATTACAACAGTTCACTTATACATGTTCAGGAAATTTTCATACTCACCAAAACCATCAATATCTAGATTATTATCAATCACAACATCTAGCAAGGAGTCGCCAATTTTTCCTTGGGTTGTTATTGTTCCACCATCACGGTTTATAAAGTGGACAGTGACTTTATCTTCTGAGCTGAAACAGGAAGCAGATCTCattattttcagtaatttttaaaggtatttttaaaaaactaagaaCTTGTaagatggtggtgggaatgttgcactggtgaagaggagtgttctttttatgactgaaacacgaCTATGaacctgtttgtaatcatggtacttaaagatattttttttttttggttttttggtcatacctggatattattaaaaaataaaaggggggcggagagatagcatggaggtaaagcatttgcctttcatgcagaaggacagtggtttgaatcctggcatcttcccatatggtcccccatgcctgccaggggcaatttctgagcatagagccaggaggtacccctgagcgctaccggggtgtgatccaaaaaccaaagaaaaaagaacttgtaAGTCAAAGCaattgtgtgtgtttatgtgcgTATGTGTACACAAATATTCTCATTTAAGGTcaacttttttttcccaaagattaACTGGGAAGACACCACAAATCAAAGGCATGTCTAATCATCTAGAAGAAGGGAAATGACCCAAAAGGATAGTAAACTATTATATCCTTAATATATTGCAAACTACTATACTGCTACTATAATACCCCCTAAATAAGACAAAGACATCGTTATCAAAGTACCAGAATAAAGTTCACCAGAATTCCTAGAAGTTATGAGGAAACATTTAGCAATCATTGTGATCTGGGAAGTCTAATGTGTTCTCACGCAGCTCTGACAAATGCTCGATGCATCCTAAAAAAAACTGTCCCAGTGGTGGGAGgagctttaaaaaaaagtccAGTGCCTATAGTGGAGGTGTCTGGCAAGAAGCAGTCACTAAGAGGCACAATGTGACCAACACTGTCCATATTGTGAACACAGCCCATGTGGTTCTCCTCTTCCAAATTAACTGAACCATAGACTATAACTTCTCTGGGCTTTCATCTGAACAGATGACACCTGCCTTGGTAAAGTTAAAACTTCTGAGGGCCCAGTCGTCTTTCAGATGAGAATAATAACAGTCTTCAGACTAAGACTGCATTGCAGatcattaaaaaagaatttccaggggctagagtgatggtgcagtgagTAGGGCTTTTGTATTGCACACGGACAAGCttcttttgatccccagcatcccaaacggttcccagagcctgccaggagcgattcctaagcacagagcaggaataattcctgaacactgttgggtatgtccctcccccaaaaaaaaacaaacaagtgagaGAATTTCTAGACTCTCATAAATTCTCTGAAGAATATTAACAGTATAAAGCAAACCTACCAACCTAGTGTTTctggtatgggtcaattttgtcaaatggggggctggagagatagcatggaggtaaggcagttgcctttcatgcagacggtcattggttcaaatcccggcatcccatatggtcccccgtgcctgccaggagcaatttctgagcgtagagccaggagttaacccctgagcactgctgggtgtgactcaaaaacaaaataaacaaaaaaaaaattttttttttttggttttcgggtcacacccggcagcgctcaggggttactcctggctctatgctcagaaatcgctcctggcaggctcgggggaccatatgggatgccaggattcgaaccaccaaccttctgcatgaaaggcaactgccttacctccatgctatctctccagccccacaaaatttttttttaaataatagtgaaGAGATGGTCCTAAGTGCGAGTGGTCAGTAGGTTAaacgaggagtatctgtataatTGATGTATTAATATTGGTTTGGAGAACACACCCAttaatgctcaaggtttactgaGGGGTCACCAGCCCCCAGTTGAGAAATGCTGCCTTACAAAACTGCACACAGATTCTATCTAGGCACTATTAGTGAGTTCTGCAGATTTTTCCATTCATAAGCTGTTTGACTAGCAAACAgcttttatctctgcttccaagaAGGGTAAGATTTCTGTGGACTGGGAAATAAATATGATCCTTCTAAATCCTCTACTATTAATCTGCCACTTGCACAAACAACTACTTGGCCCTTGTCACATTCCTTCATGGTAGTTATTCAGCTTCACAATATCAGAAGTTCCAACAAAGCTGTTAGGGTCAAATTCTTTATAGGCTTCTAACAGAGAAGTGCTGCTGCGTTTTCTTCACAGAGAGGAGTCTCAACCAACTGGGTTCCAATCTAGGGCTGCCTACCTGCCATAGACATTTAACTAGCTTATAAGctaaaaatcaattaatattgTGGTGCCCAAGCCAAAACCTACTTGAGTTCCCATCCTTGTTTTCTAGCCACTTAATCTGAAAACTTCACTTTATCTTACCTCTATATCAGAGATTTATCTTGAACTAAAGATCAAGTAAACTAATATATGTGAAAGTTCTTGGTAGGGTAAGAAACTGCAATATAAGCAAGTTACCCCAAACCAGAAAATATTGTCAGTGTACTTTGGAATAAAAGTAgtctcttgtttttttcttcgtttgtttgttttttgtttattcgggctttgatgctcaggggttactcctggctaagcgttcagaaattgcccctgacttacggggaccatatgggatgccgggggatcaaaccacggtccttccttggctggcgcttgcaaggcagacaccttacctctagcgccacctcgccggtcccattCTCTTGTTTTTTTACAGTTGGTTATCAAAATGGTAAATTGCAAAGTCAGAACTACATTCTCTGAACAGCTCTGCCCAATCAAACTTGGAGCAATAATGGAGTTTAAGTCTAGAAATAGTTCCAATCTGTCACAGCACAGGCCACCAATAAAAATATGTCAACCTGGGgtcagagctgtggcgcaagtggtaaggtgtttgtcttgcatgcgctaacctaggacagactgtggctcgatcccccagcatcccatatggtcccccaagccaggaatgatttctgagtgcagagccagaagtaacccctgtgcatcaccaggtatagcccaaaaaacaaacaaacaaaaaaatacttacCACAGGGGTGCAGCatgagtacagtgggtaaggtgagtgacttgcacacaacagagccaagttcaatcccttgagcccgccagaagtgattctttttttttttttttggctcttgggccacacccatttgacactcaggggttactcctgcctatgcactcagaaatcgcccctggcttggggggaccatatgggacgccgggggatcgaaccgcggtccatcctacgctagtgcttacaaggtagacaccttacctctagcaccaccttcccggtccccagaagtgattcttgtatgcaaagcattccctgagcactgtccagcGTGACCCaacaaaaggaagggagggagggagggagggtgggtgggagggagggagggaagagaggaggagagggagggaggagaggagaggaggaccgaagaggagaggaagggagggaggaagggagggagggagggaggggagggagggaggggaagggagggagggagggagggaggaaggaaggaaggaaggaaggaaggaaggaaggaaggaaggaaggaaggaaggaaggaaggaaggaaggaaggaaggaaggaaggaaggaaggaaggaaggaaggaaggaaggaaaaagaaagttggtACAGCAAATCTACACTTGATCAATTTGAGGAAGCTAATTCCTATCTACAAAAAACAGGTGTAGTTGTGGGAATACTAGTtacacaatatttaaatatatatcctaAGTTAAAGTATTTTTCAGGGTCGCACCCATAACAGAAAACAAGGAATAAAGTGGAGCAAgagtaaaggagaaaaataaggacaaATATGGGCGGGAACAAGTGTGCAGCAGGCGGGTGCTTACTTACCTTGAACccagcagacccagatttgatcctccctgcccccccaaaacaccGCTCACTCTGTGCAGAGCAGTGAACTTAAATAAATCAAACAGTGCCTTAGCCAAGGAAGTGGTTCTGTAGAAGTAGAATTTGGAACATatatagttagttagttagttagctaGCTAGTTAGGAAAAAGCATGTTTAGAATATAGTAATTAAGGCCTAGCAATAACGTGTAATGCTTAAATTAGACTCCTGTTCAAGTTAAACTTGCTGAACTCTGGCTAAAATTCTGTTATTTGTCCAAGCCCCCACTTATCATAAGGTGTGTGATGTGCCAACAGAATGTTCCTGACATGGAATGGTGCCCCCACTTATCCTGAGATAAGGTGGTCCCCACCCCAATCAGCCATTACAAACATCTAGCAGCAAGATCAGAAGAATGAGATAACAAAGTTGCTTCACAGCACCCCCCCAATTCTGTGCCATATTAGGAAAAGAAAGTGCAGTtggacttttttttgttgtttgttttgttttggggccacacccgtttgatgttcagggattactcctggctaagcgctcagaaattgcccctggcttgggggaccatatgggaccccgggggatggaaccacggtccttccttgattagtgcttgcaaggaagagacaccttacctctagcgccacctcactggcccctgcaACTGGACTCTTGATTGGACATTGCCTATCCCCCTTGTTCCTATAAGCCACCTCCCCTACAAAAACCCCTCTTGCTTTGCCTTTCAGGACTCTGGTCCTCTGTCTTTTGGCAGACCCGCAGCCCTGACTAGTCAGTCAGTCAATAAACCTGCCCTTGCTAAttgcattcttttgtttgtttgggtttttgttttttttttttgaggggggtcacacccggcagcactaaggggttcctcctggctctacgctcagaaatcgctcctggcaggctcagggaaccataaaggatgccgggattcaaaccaccatccttctgcatgcaaggtcaacgcccttacttccatgctatctctccggagtTGTCCTGGTCTCTAATTGAGTGGCGGACCAGCATGGACTCTTTCAGTTTAATGGTCCAGCACGTGCTGCTGCCAGCAGAAaaaaatctgggttcaatctctgtcactTCCACCAAGAAAAACAAATGCCCAAATGCCTGGCCAATGGGACGCAAGGAATTTTGCTAGCTTGTCCGGGCTGGGGCAAGCCTGGACTCAACTCACACTTGGCAAAGCCTGTTGTGTGCTCCCAGAGCCGGCTCTttgaagtttgttttttgggtttttttatttgttttttaggccacaccaagtgacactctcctggctatgcgctccgaaatcactcctggcttgggggacatatgggacgcccggggatcaaaccgtggtcagtcctaaactagtgcatgcaaggcacctgccttaccgcttgcactaaCTCTCTGAGGTAGTTTTAATTCCTAAAACAGAGACGagggggagccggagagatagctagcatgaaggttgggtgtttgccttgcatgcagaaggccggtggttcgaatcccatatggcaacccatagggtccccccccttgagcctgccaggagcgatttctgagctcagagccaggaggaacccctgagcaccgctgggtctcaccccccccccaaaaaaaaaaaaaaacagagacaagGGGAGAAGCGAAAAGAAGCGTGGGCAATGCCAACAGTGCAGGAGAACGTGCTGGAAGGAAAGGAAGGCCAAGCGGGGGCAAACAGAAGAGAAGGTCAGGGCAGAAGGCGGGCAGGCAGCGCAAAGGTCAGTGAGGTCTGCAAGCAGCACGAAGTATCGGCCGGGCCTGAGTCACCTtgcccggggctggagagattgacAGGTCAGGCCCCAGCGTCGGGGTCTGCAGGCGCCAGGGACCCCAGAGCCCCGCGCCTCACCTGCTCCGCGCATGCGCCGACACGCGCAACGCCCGGCACAGGCCCGGGCCTCGGCTCCACAGGGGAGCGGCCGCGCGGGGTCCGGGGAGCAGCAGCCACCGACGGCCGGCGCCGCCTAGGGCCACGGAGGTGCCGTGGAGCAGCCAGGCCCAGGCGCAACCCGCGGCAGCCATAGTCGGCAGCCACCAGAGGCGATGCAGCCGGATTCGGTTCGGTTCGGTTCGGCGGGACTAGGCGGCTACGTTTGCTCTGGACGCCCAAGGCCAGAGGCGAGGATCGCTGCCACAGCGCGTGCGCGTGCGCTGGAGGTCGGACCGCACCTGCCCCGCGGTCTTCCGGGTCACTTATAAAAGCCCAAGCAGGCTCCGCCCCCTGCTGGCGGCCACGCCTACAGGAAGCGGCTGTTCTGTCCCCCCCCAGGGGGCGGAGCCAAGAGCCAGCACTATGCTCTCCCCAGCCAGATGTTGTGGTTTTCTCTTTGATGCTTCTCAGCATCTCGGGATGCGAAAAGCTGCAAGCTGCTAGAACTGGACTAGGGCACAAGCCTGCAttcctcatggtcccccaagcacctccaggagtaactaacccctgagtatctccgggtgtggctaaaatgtaagagaaagttaaaaatctgtaggtcatagCTGCATTATATATGCAACAtggggttttaattttttttttacctgaagaCGTCTCTTTTGAACATTAATACGTTTAATGACAAATGtttttttaggaaagaaaataaaagcatggtTTTTCTCAATACACTTTTTTTAATGGAGATatgatgcaaatattttatttccttgtgcAAACTTTATGCTAACTGAATTACTGATATGAGAATCAAACATATATCGCAAACAATTTCATAGTGATATTGTTATGTTCTGTATTCATCCTTCTTAGAGTTAAAAACATGAATTTCAACTAAGTAATCTACTTGTTTAATATACCtatatgagtatatatgtatagatattatatatttggtttttgggtcaataaacttttaaaagttttaaactgTTTCCTATCTGGACAagttgaggtttttattttcacGTTGAGATTTTTAAGAACCtcatttttaatttgtgattAAAAAGTTtacaccttgattttttttccaaaaaaaaaagttaacaaacTGCAAGCACCTGTTAGTAATAAAggtcttaaataataaaaaaaaaaatctgtagttCATCATGGAATCCAATTCGAGTCAAGTGAATCGTGAGCATTGTCCAAAGTCGATCAGAAATATTTGAAGTGTCATAGGGAAATAAGTCCTAGGGTCATAATAGACCTTAACATATTGAGTGCATAAAAGCTTAATGGGACACTTTTTAAATAAGACacgatttttttttagatttacaaaactaagaaaaattaatttaaagataaatttgtgGTAAGCACATGGTAAGCAAAAAGCCATGGCTGTGAGGTCAGAAACAACAATCAGTGACACCAAGGTCTTGGTTTTATGTATGTGTTCTGAGACCTTGGGTATGTTTTTAGACAACATTATTATCATTGAATACGATGtggaggtgcttttttttttcttttttaaaagatcatCGTCGGATGTTTCGTCAGGATCCTTCTGAGGGTTGGCCAAAACATGTTTGCTTACGGGCATAGTGAGTCATAAAAAAACAGTGAATACAGTCTCAAGGTTCTTACTACAGGGAGAAACCATAAAACCAGGAGATGTTGCAGATATGCTATACACAATAGATGACACTTGAAAAAAGATACAGAACCAGAAAGTTTCTACCTTAATAAAGTCTCTCAAGACCACATAGCATGTGACAAGTGAGTCGATGCCTCAACTTCCTACAAGAAAGGGACTccatgggggccgggaaggtggcgctagagctaaggtgtctgccttacaagcgctagccaaggaacggaccgcggtttgatccggaacggaccgcggtttgatcccccggcgtcccatatggtccccccaagccaggggcgatttctgagcacatagccaggagtaacccctgagcgtcaaacgggtgtggcccaaaaaccaaaaaaaaaaaaaaaaaaaaaaaaaaaagaaagggactcCATGGAAGTGGAGGTTAATTTTTATGGGAAAACCACAGCTCCAAAAAGCATGTGAATTAATGGTAGGAAGAAAACTTGTTGGGAAAGTGAGGGGGTGGAATAATGCAGCTGTTCCCTCTCCTCACagctgctttgctatcactccagcctccatccAGCTTTAACTTTCTTTAGAGCACTTACACTCTCAGCTTTGTGGGGTAATTATATACTTGAGAGTTGTTTATATACACAATTCACCTGTGCTAAGTACATGAACTTGAGTCTGAAATTCTGTAAGTATTGGTGAAAATTTTAATGTCACTTTTATCATAAAGGATGTGCATGAAGATTAAAGATGGAATAAATCTTCAGATTTTCAAAGGTGTATTAGAGACTCTTCAAAACTTACAGATCCGGTGAGCAGAGCtggaagagcatttgctttgcatgtagctgatctgggttccaaTCCCTGCACCCAATGCGGTCCCCagcctgtgatttctgagcgcagagccaagagtaacccctgagcatcactggatgtggtccagaaacaaacaacaacaacaacaaaaataacttacagatggggactggagcaatggtactgaggtaggacacttgccttacatgtggtggaccatggtttgatccccagcatctcatatggtctccagaccctgccaggagtgattcctgagtgtagaaccaggagtaattactcaGCACAGGCAGGTATTGCCCCCACCATACCCCTGAGAAAAATTACAATAGACAAAATCTGCAGAATTCCAGAGCATATTTGTAGACAGTTGATTCTAGAACACAAAAAAAGTCACATGAAGTTACTGAGACCACAttaatttctggtttttgggtcacacccagcagtgctcaggggttactcctggctctgtgctcaaaaattgctcctggcaggcccgggggaccatatgggacactgggatttgaaccaatgaccttctgcatgaaaggcaaatgccttacatccatgctatctctccaaccctgagaACACATTAATTTCTATCTTCCCTATGAGGCGCCTATTTATACAACAGATCATCCCTCTTTGTGATGGATGCCTCAGACCTATGTTTATTCTTGTAGAACTTAAAATATTGGTTATTTCAAATAgaataacatttataaaaatccTTGTAAATTGAATCATGGCATAAAAATTCGAATTGGAGGgtcggcacggtggcgctagagataaagagtctgccttgccagcgctagcctaggatggactgcggttcaataccccggcgtcccatatggtcccccaagccaggagcgacttctgggcgcatagccaggagtaacccctgagcatcaccgggtgtggccaaaacccaaaaaaaattaaaaattcaaattggaTATTTTTGACCACTAATCTGAGTTGCAGTATACATGATTTCCATCTAGTGGATATGAAAAAACTCTCATGAGTTAGGAATGCTACTGTAGGAgtaactagagtgatagcacagcggcaagacgtttgccttgcatgctgccaatctggatggacccaggttcgtttcctggcatcccagatggtccactaagcctgccaggagcgatttctgagcacagagacaggtgtaactcctgaacacagccaggagtgtcccaaaatccaaaaaccaaaaaaaaatggaatgctgtTATAGTCATCTTTCTGCATCAACCAACTTCACTCCCAATCCATTGCACACAGTACCTAACTAACACCCAGCCTAGGAACAATATTTAGAAGCTCCACTATTTTTATCCCTTATCCTTAACACTACAATTCTATACCAAAACTGTGCCTTTAAACAAAGAATATTGAAGGACAACAGTGTGCTGAAACACAGGGGCCAACAAAACAAGCTTTGGGGCTAGAGtcatagtaaagcaggtagggcatttgccttgtacatggcttacCTGAGTTCGATGCCTGGAaccgcatatggttccctgagccctttgGGAGAGTCCTGAATTCAGAAGCAATGTGTAAGCCTTGAATACCACCAAGTATtggacccccaaaaaacagacaCAAGTTTTGTCCTCTTTACTGCCCTGATAAGGAAACGGGGTTATAGTAATTATGATTTTCTTAGACTAGTTTGTTATTACCTAAAATTCAAATATAGACTTCACTGTTTCCATGTTAAAAGCAcaagaaataatgtttttatagtatatgtataaattattcaTGTAAATGttacatgttatatttatatatattgtcaaATACAATAATTGTTTAAGAGTTTGagcaaggaatttgccttgcctgcagttgactcaagtttgatcctcagcactacatatggtatcTCAACCATCCAGAGGTGAATCCTGGctacagagtctggagtaagctctaagcacgaCCACCAAGTGAGGgactccaaaaaatatttttaaaaagatcatcATGTAGACTTTTATAAATAAGAACATTAGTGTATTTCACCCAGAGCAATCTCATTTTACTGCCAAGTGATTTGTTAATATTGCAGATAATATTAATAAGTTTCCTAAATGTCAATAAAATGTATACTGATATGTAAAGAATTGCTATCTTTGTCTTCATCGATCTTCCTGActaagctgggttcaatccccagcattctatatgatccctgagcaccatcagtagtgattcctgaatgcaaagccaggagtagccactgaataTCGCCAGTTGtacccaaaaccaacaaataaaataaataataacacataTCAAGAATAGCCTCAGTCAGTACCTGCCAAAAGCAGGTACAGCTATCACAGGGGCTGGCAGCTCCATGGGAAACTTTACCCTTCCAAACTCTCAGTGGGAAAAGCTGTGGAAAACATTGACCCTGTGTATGCCTATGCTAAAGAATGTGTCTATGTCTTAGtcccttttgttgttttttttgggggggggggttgttttttgttttgtttttttttttttggtggttttttgggtcacacccggcagtgctcaggggttactcctggctccatgctcagaaatgctcctggcaggcacgggggaccgtatgggacgtcaggattcgaaccaatgaccttctgcatgaaagagcTAATGCTttaacttccatgctatctcttcggccccagtcgcttttgttttaattaacttcccctttcttttctatttttctgttgtAATGACCAGGGTTTGCATTGTTCCCTCACagttggttgtggtgctcactgggATTTTACACACTTTGTTGAGGTATTTGCACATACTTGCACATATAGAAGAGGTCTCTgtactttttctgtttgtttgtttgttttgttttgtttttgggtcacgcccggcagcactcaggggttactcctggctccacgctcagaaatcactcctggcaggctcgagagactatatgggatgctgggattcaaaccaatgaccttctgcatgataggcaaacgccttacctccatgctatctctccagccctgttgtcTGCACTATCTACGGCAAGATCCCAGAGAGTAGTGCCATTGAGACTGCACTAGGGAATGTGACATGCTGTTAGGGATTCAACTCTGGGCCTCACACTTGCAAGTCAGGAGCTCTATCACTGAACTATACCTGGGGCCCCTATGTCTTAGTTTTATATTATCAACAACAAAAttctaaaagtaaaacaaaaataaaagaatggggcCCCggcagagatagcacaacagcacaCAATCGCGGTGTTTGCCTGTGCAAGCAGCCGAATCCAGGACCCAAAGGTggtggtttcgaatcccggtgcccatatggtcccccgtgccctgcccaggagctatttctgagcagacagccaggagtaacccttccctgagaactgcc
The sequence above is a segment of the Suncus etruscus isolate mSunEtr1 chromosome 8, mSunEtr1.pri.cur, whole genome shotgun sequence genome. Coding sequences within it:
- the FDX1 gene encoding adrenodoxin, mitochondrial — encoded protein: MAAAGCAWAWLLHGTSVALGGAGRRWLLLPGPRAAAPLWSRGPGLCRALRVSAHARSSSEDKVTVHFINRDGGTITTQGKIGDSLLDVVIDNNLDIDGFGACEGTLACSTCHLVFEKHIYEKLDAITDEENDMLDLAYGLTDKSRLGCQICLTKSMDNMTVRVPEVVADARQSLDIGKNS